gtgaagctagctaggaatcattccaacgctcctataagtccaggggatcagtattagaccgggcgatgaccactgaacccgagttcaacgatccaagtggtcaaaagtggagaaaggactccaaaggcctcacactttctatctaggaccaagtgaaattttgaaatatgaatgtagttactccgtaactacggggaagagagatgtgacaagtatttaagtacccaaaggttgtgggtgatctctctctttgaaaagtgaaaagtgaagagaatttcattatgagggaaaggtttttctactaaagtgattacaagcaagatgtgtgatttatgttttctactacttactagtatgcttaattgtttaacaatatattattgggtatgaaaatgattaccaaatgaccttgtcaagagggaaaatgatatgagacgttattgaattttgctcataatgtatgcaagttgctatttataactgttacaggtagaatctttgccaatgagtaaggtatagggttttctatgtaacaatttttacaaaacctttatttagttttgaatgacccatggatatccttacttagccgtcgtgctaactacacttcactgtgttcctaacagatgcagtctagtgtcagttcctgtagcccggtgaactccgaaagttcaccgaaGTATGTTTGTcaaggcatggattatgacgagtacatacagatgatggagggtgaagacccatacgcacctggttatgctcccgaggctcccaccaatcCAGATACTCCTGTGGCTCCGTcagccccttttgtctcttaccttgttatggacgaggtccaggctacttatggcttttaccccatagagcctttagatggtagcgatccccttgagttcatagtgcactacccctacccttgggaccttAGTCCTCGAGACGTTTGGGAggaatggtcgatggtcataactacctctcggtttttggaccatatcacctggtatgagggggagtggcacctggtctggggagagttcaccggccccgtgtaccacatgattgactagacgtcgggtTCTTGGGAGTCGTTGgaaatttttggtgtacataccttttgtagccttagtgatggctaggcatgaccagttgcgtctaggttgaacctggtttagtattttggcccgaggggcaatcctATGTATGTATAACTGCAAAACTGTATATTTTGCGTAATGGAACTTTTTCAGTTGATACAtataaaagtgcttaagtatctgttgggtgattgttgtgattagaagagtttccttttgcctgtgcacctagagtgaggttcatcgCTAAATGATAGAacactctctctaggtgtggcggtaatgcctcggatgtacgggaaggtaggtccggggtgttacaaagtggtatcagagcctatgttgaaccttcgggaattaggtcgaagcctaggttgtatggtctcgttgtaggtctaggattgaaattcggagaattcgattttcaaggtccaagtttgagtcagcctaagtttgctaagactgagcctaagtgtgagttctggaacggagctggagaccaggcagcatcaaaaaggggcacctcatcatctgtatttcgcgaaatctcccgattctagaatgctttgatcaatattgtgtatctttatgtgcgttaatcattgcttataattgttgtgagtaagcaggatagtatagtgcgttcctaactgttatgccatagttgagataCCTTGTTGATGACCATGACGAAGTGgatgttaggaattgctggataggaCTTGaatagctgctatactaactgcgtagctagctaactccttaagagcttttatgcttcaagaactaacttgaaactgtcgtttggtgaagatgctgcctagacgaaatatacctgtcggtcagggcgacgagatatcggcaatggaccgtatggctctctcaatggaacaaatggctagatttatgatggctcaacaagtccatAATCAACATAACAGACAGCtgcgagttgattttgcaaaagccATAGTAGGTaggcagccaccatactatgcgggtgaagaagacccggtaatcttggaagaatggattaggacgtttgacaagctgctcgatgcggtcaactgtcctgcagatcagcgagtatcctctgccgtgtactatctgacaaaagcagtagacaactggtggtcaacagctgggcccgacttgctgcaagacccagactttggctgggaggaattcaaggacTACTGCACACTATTGAGATTGTGTGGCAAATTAGTAGGTCTTCCGTAATTGATAGGGAGTAATAGTTGTATAGGTAATAGGAAGTAATAGTTATAAAATCTCCTAAAATACCTTTTTACAATTAAAAGTAGTTCattgtatgaacagatactacattgtaacagagtcagtagtacttaaaaaaaaaaaagtagttcaCTGTTAGTAAATAAACTCCGTATGAGACAAGCACAGGATTGAGGCATTGAGTTGCACAAAAAGTTTGTATCATAAAGAACAACTGTCGGTGAAAAATTGGTTAATCAatcaaattgataaaatttgattaatcattttttaataaatatattatatttccgTTAATAATTTACTGAAAACATGGTCTTCGATTTTGACTAGAAAAGCCATCATTGTCTCTAGACACGAGCATTGCTTGATTTTACAGAAAAAATGGAGCAAAATTTTTAGaataagtataagaaaatagtCTTAAAGATTGGATTCTGAGTTTTGATTTTGACTATAAAAACCATTACAAAATCAATAATGGCGATGATGTTCCACAATATCTCAATCTCATGAGAGTTTTAAAGAGAATTCTATAGTATCAAAATCTTGTGAAAaagatatttataaaaaaaaaatactactacaataagtcaataactccatacataattgtatatttgGACAGTTTAAGATTGATTGTTTATCATGAAGTCAATAAAAGCAAATCTTGATGTgcagttgaattttttttttttttattaaaaaatgaaagaagaaaataGAGGATTTGAAAAACGAGtgctaataataatttttttttaaaaaaattagagaatggaaaatgaaaaaataaagcacatttataaaatattcttctttcaatattttttttaaaaaaatatgtatgaatTCCAaaggtataaaaaaaaatgttcgtGTCTAAAAAATCTCTACACAAAATTTGATAAAGAAAAATCAAATGAGACTatcaatgaaaaagaaaacattatgATTACATATGTGCAAAAATCATACTCACTTTCTTTATGATTACAACTCtctttatcttattttatctttcttgtttactaatcaattaatttaattatttattctttacttattttctttagtatcttcttataatttttaaatctaattaatttttatttgaatttaatagtacagtaatataatttctaaatataaaaattttaaatactaatattaaaatatgtattataaaaaataaattataaataatttcaaccaaaaaatgcaaaattagACGAAGGGAGTAATTGAAGTGTCCAAAAGCTTGAATCCACAGAAGAACATTTGTAATGTAGCATGTAAAAAGGTGTTCAACGTGTTACAAAAACATCAAGATTGTTCCATCAAACATGTATCATCCATAATGTAACATGTTGATATTCCCATCCTTTAAGTAACTTAGAGCAAGAAGATCAGTGTTTCTTTTGAGGTTTTTGTAGAGCTAAAATTTGAAGGTAGTGATTTTTAGCTAATAGGATGATGAGTTTttggcaaatttttttttctggtgGTATGTCCCAACGGATGCGTGTGGAGCAACGACCAactgtttttaaaatttgtgttaaaacattttttaatttaattttgttgtgaattttttaaaaaaaattatgcaatgtaaatctactatatatataattttgatattaattatttgaattggtattttataattataaattaaattaaattttgacatgcttaattcaaatataaatagtaataattataattacaattataatttttagaatgataataaataaagcaataattataatatgatttttgtaaATTGACGAGCCTACAAAACACTTGAGAAAAATTTAAACTATTGGGaagaataatttttaaatttgagtaACAcagtggatatatatatatatatatatatatatatatatagcatgccATCCGTTCACCTATTCAGATCTAACATGTCAAAAAcagtgatttaaaaaaaaaacgtagtggcatttcgtaaataattgagcATTGATGTGCaagcaaaatatattataagtgTAAGTAGAAGTTTCATATAGTGAACTTAAGTGTAAGTAAATTGTATAACAAGTGCAatcatcaatactaagtgcacctaacattataactagttgcacccaacgttataattaggtgcacaaatattaacaaggtaaattacttgcacttgtaagtgaaaataaatgcacttgtaagtaattttacttgcacttttcaCTTGCAAATGTataccaactacttgcacttataacacaattaattgcaccaaaattttagttatttacaaaaatgccactgcgttgtttctttaaaattacatctaattCATTGATCTGGACAAATAGACGACTGTGAATGGTTCTTATTTCTCGGGCGAGGTCCTCACCTGaacaataataattcatttGTCTAATTTAGCCACTGTAACATGCAAAAATTAGGTCTACTtaggaaaaaggttttggttcTCATGATGTATCTCCAACAAAATTTGCCCATCTCAGTTTCATGGACTCTTACCACCTATCAAACAGGATGGATGGATGCTTTCACAATTTACTTGCGACGCGTGCTAGGCTACACTTCTATCTACTCTAATACTAATAGCTACCAAAGATATGTATCTAACATGTTTCATTCCTTGTAGCATTGCTATTAGTAAAAAAGCACAGAAAGAGGCAGAATAACTACACTGTTCATAACAATCTAATCTTCTTCTTCAGCACCTCAAATTACCCATACCTTTTACTTACTAACTGTCATGAAAATGCTTGCTTCCATGCATTCCATTGCTCGCTCCTTCACTAGCTGGGTACTGAAGAATTGTCTCCCATGGGGTGTATTGGTAATGAAATTTCTTCCTTCTGCATTGCAGCATTGTTGTCTTTGTTGTACTCGACGACCGTGTCAACTCCCTTCCCCAAAGTGGCACTTTCAATCTCGGTTTCCACCCCGGGAAGTGCTGCCTCCAGATCCACACCCTTGTCCTCGACTTTATGATCTTCCAAGCTGCTCCTCTCGCTCTTATTGGAGCTTGCCTCGTCCTCCTCTGAAGGAGAAGTGTTCCCGTCTTTACTTTGGACTGGAACCATTAGATCTGCAGCAGCTGGTTTAAAAGATGACTGTTGCATTTGCGCTGCATGGCCTTGGAGTCGCCCTGTCCTTAATCTCTCCTGATAATCCTCCAGCTCCAATCTGTATCTTTCTTTGTCTTTAATAGCTTTATCCTGATAAATCTGGTctcaaacaaaatattttgtgCGTGATGACCCAATGAACATctaagtacaaaaaaaaaaaaaaggaacagtTTGGTTAATATACCGCTTTTTCAGGCTCATTTAATTTGTTCCATGCCTCACCAATCATCCTGCTGATCTCCCTATCCTTCCCAGGAAAAAGCGGTTTCAGCCTGGCATGCTGTTCTTGAAAGAAAAAGTTATAGCCGCTTCTATTAGGCTTTGGACGAGCAGGGTCTCTCTTTTTAATTTCACATTTCTTCCTACGCTTTCTCCGGACCACTCCTGATGCTGCATTATTATCAGTGCTATTTACAGGGACAATTTGCATTTGAGGGACACTTTGATGCTGTTGTACTTGGTTTGCTGAATTCGGAGGGGCATATAGTACACCCTTAAAATCCTCTGATCCAATTTTAACAGTTACTAGATACCCGCTCTCAAACTTCCCATCAATAACACCGTACACTTCAGAACCTGCTGGTGGTCTAACAGTTTCTGCAACCACAAACAACTTGAGTCATGAGTTTGTGTGTCTCACAATATAAGAGGATCTAAGATAACAAGAAGACAGCCGCCCCAAAAAACAACGGATTCTATTTTTagacacaacttttttttaacTCTGATCTAAATGATTAAAACGCAAACAACTGAATTTGTAAAGTGAGATGGGAGATCGTCAAAATTCTATTGGGATGAgaagtaatttttattagttaCGTAGAAAAGATGAGAGGAAAAAGTGACCACCTTTAGCTACTTTAACTGTCTGCGAAACTGGCACATCAGCTTGAATGTCTGGCAATTGTTGTGGTGTTCCAGCCAGCCTACAAGGCGGAGCTGTAATCATGGCCACATTCTGCAAAGCATCTGCAGATGATTATACTTTTCAGTAAAAAAACTCATGAAATATAAGAGAAGCTTTGCTTTAAGGGTTTTTCACGCACCAGCTGATGAAGGAGTCCAACACTTTGCATTAAAATAGTAAATTCGTTCATAGTGGTGGAGCAATGAAGCATAATATTTCCGAAGAATAAAAGAAGCATTTGTAGCTGAGGAGGGAAAGTTAAAAACGGTAGTTACTTCTTTCCATCTTTTCTCTCCAAGAACCTGCAATCCCATTTCACGTAAATATCCTGCTGCACTTAAAATAGATACCAAAACAATTTACTTTAAACACAATAGATTTGCATGTAACCATGTGGGAGAGGAGAGGGGGATGTCCTTTTTCactcttatatttaaaaattccaAGTCTCAGTTGCAATCATAACTTAAATCATCAGCTTGGCTTTGCTTGTGAgatcaccaaaaaaataaaaataaaaactaaggCCTTAAGACACCCTCAGTGACTTCAAAACTCCACCTCGGATAGAAGGCAGTGAACAAAAATCAGCAAGTAGCTAAAGAATTCCAAGTGTAGCAAAATACAGTTCTTTTCAAGCACTACATGGTAGGAATCAATGTGCTGGAAGCTATGAACATttgtgtaatataatataaattaggGATGCAATCTTCACTTCCTAGCTTGCTAATACTGCCTAACATTTGCTCATATTGATCAAAACTATGTTCAATAATACTTAACAAGGGTAAAGGTCTGGTTGCCTTAAGCccagaaaaagaacaaaaaggaaTCATTTTTATCCATAAATTTCTGCCCAGAAGATAGCAAAGTGAATAAATCGATCTTACCTTTGAAAGACCACCCCTAGAAGTAACCTCCACGAAGAGCCTATGTAAGTCCAGATATTTGCCCCCTATAACAGGGATCCTGAAGAATCATAGTTTTGCAAATATAGATTACTGAACAGAGGAGAGGAATACACAGCTAAGTCATTAAAATTTAGGAACACTGCAAAGTAGTTAATCTTTTTGGTAAGGTGTatatgtttttagtttttttttccccttcaaCCAACCAAAAACAAAAGCTCTATAGACAACAATCTTTATGTCAATCTTTCCAGTACATTGTGTGTAAGCAAGAGATCAACACAACACAACACAGGCAGAGAATAAAGTAATACAAAACATTCAACATAAGTAAAGATAATTAATATACAAGTAGTTAAAGGTTGAAACATACATGAACTTGGTTCCAAGAGAGGCATGGAGTCTCTGCAATGTATCCATGAAGAGTTGAGGTGAGGCCACAACATCCTGATATGTAGCCAAAGGAGGTGGATATGGATAGTAGTTAGGGTGCACTTCTCTGAGGGGAATAGGGCTGTTGTGAGTAGAAGATGATTCCATTGCCAACCCTTCTATCTATCAAACACCTTCCACTATCAATCCACTTTCTCTATGCTGCAAACCCACAGGAAAAACACAATATAACAACAATCTCTGAAGATGTAAAACAGTTATGATTGGAAGACTACATTTTTAGGAAGTGAAGGGAAGAGAAGACAACATGCAAAAGCTATCAAGATTTGTTTTTTGTTCCCAGAAGTAAGcctaaaatcaagaaaattgcTATGCAAAGACAAGggacaaaagaaagaaaagtaaGAGACAGCAGcagaaagagaaaataaacaTGTTGTTGTATTGCAAgtaaaacaaaagaagaagagaaagaaacaaataaacagCAGCAGTTTGCAGTTTGCAGTTTGCAGTTTTCACCCTGGAAAAAAGCTATGAAAGGGcagaggagaggagaggagaggagagagctACCTTTAGTAATGATATTATGAATGAAGAGGTGAAGAAGCACCTCATTAGGTGAAGTAAGTCCCAGGCCAGAATCCCAGTACCAAATAGAAATGCTCAAAACCCAAGAGAAGCAAATGGTACAAGATATCTGTCACACACATGAATTCCTCTCATCAGAGTTGAGACTGAGACAACCAAACAAGGAACAAAATGACCAATCAATGCAACCCACCACACCACCCTCTGAAAAATGAAAtcttttcattaaaattaaaattatccaACCAAATATTAAACCATCCATCAGAAACAATTTGCCCCATGAAGCAGAGAGAAGCaatgtcataataataataaatgacaaACCCTGTTGGTGTCAGGTAATAAAGAGCCCAAAATGTCTTTTAGGTCTGTAATCTACACAAGCTATGTGATCTTTTTGCTGACATTCCGAAGATATGACAAGCAATTGATCTGTACTCTACTCTTTACGGTACCCCACTTTTAATACAACTTCAAAAACCTCTTTATTGTATGCAATATTCATAAAGATTTGCATATGGTACAAAACCCATAACCCTACTATTACTCTCCTTCCTTTACCATTGCACAGTAGTGGCAAGGCAATACAAAAATTTGTGGGGTAGTGCCCATTAGCCAAAGGAAATGTCCGAGGGAGAACAAGAAAAAAGACCAAACACCTCACCTTTATACTTGCTTTATGTCTATATATTAATCCCACCATGAGATTTCAACATCACCACTGTCCTTCCTCTCTTGCATGTATATAGTAACACAAAacctaaaaatacaaaaaagtaaaaaccaaAATTACCAACCCAGATTGAGAAATAAGGTTCAACAATATTTACTTCCCCTAATACCTCAAATAAACATAAGACTTACCAACAACAATGAGAAAAcggagagagaaaaagaaagctTTATGTGCAGCTTCTTTCAaacaatatgaaaattatatgtattaatatatattagtataaacAAGAAAGcctgaatattttttttatatgtagaTGGTgcttaataatgatgatgagatAATGACAAGAAAGGGGATTACTTGAACAgctaaataataattttttttaacaaagggATAAAGTTATTAACCAAAATATAAAACCAGAAaagaaatttctattttttttcttgagtgAGATTTGGGTGCCGTGATAGCAGGTACTTCtaagttttaattaataattaccaaGAATTAAACTTAGGAATAAGTCCCCAAATCCCCATAACCACTAGCTTTTTTTCCCATGTCTCatgtgtaaaaaaaaatctcatttttCTTTGGCCCCtctttttctctcatttttggACCTCTCACTTCATTATGCCCTCACAATACTCCAATCAAACTCAACCATATGTCAAATTGATTCATTATTACCATCAATTTATGAGATTTGGAAGTCTTATGAGCGTTGGTGAATTGTTCaagttttgttatttttataaagtcTGTCATGTGTCATCACATCATCCATCACTTATTCTAAGGGTcacaaaaattagaaataagtattaatttgtaaaaatattttcttgtttattCTTATGATATGGTGATGTTTCTATTCTTTCCAATCATGCGTTGATTAATGAATTTTTCCCTAATTGAGTAGtgctagttatatatatatatataaagaaaatcgAGATTGAATATAAAACGTTTTActtaatatgaacaaaaatttaTAGTTTTCTTATCCAATTATATAgcattacaaatttatatttatgtacaatatttttgagaaattaataaaatgaaataagatCACATTGCCAAGgacttgtgctcagatggcatgtaatgacgacaatttatattgtggaccagggtgcacaatgcaccaaaacgacatcgttttggtcattttaattaatggtttgtttttttgaaaatcacgtTTTCTGTTTCGGCCGGtctatgtatttgtgttaatattctgtgtattctttgaagacattctgtgtattcatgttaggggtgtGTATTCAAATGTTAGgtggatgatttctgtgtagttgtatcaatattctgtgtattccctcaagtcattctatgtattctagacaaggattctgtgtattcatgttagtggtacttaaatacaggggtgatgtgtttgtgtatttggtgttttcatattctgtgtattctttgaaggcattctgtgtattatagattgcgattctgtgtattcatattaggggtacttaaacataggttgtgacgtcttttgtgtattcgaatgttaggatgatgatttctgtgtagttgtgtcaatattctgtgtagtCACTcaaatcattctgtgtattctagacaatgaATTCCATGAAGTCATTCGggttcgcgtccactaacatcaaaacgacgtcgtctcGGACCAggatccacagtgcactgtggaccctagtccacaatataacgattATGTAATGACTCTCCCATATAAaaagtcatgagatcgagcctcaggTAAGGcgattaactctttgtgcttggTTGAGGAAAGGAAGTATGTAGACTTACAGGCCTATTATAATACCCCATTGTTCTAAAAAATTTGTCATCATAAATACATCATTTATTACTCCATTACCCAAAACAccctttaagaaaaaaatttaccATATATTTATTATGGACATGAATAGAAATATATCATTAGATACATTACAACATTTTCTTATATATGTGTTTCCAATAAAAGTGGATAATATTTTTGGGATGGaatgaataattttaatatatatatatatatagcacgtttggttcacataatgaattttgagagaataggaatgctattaaagaagaaaacataaattgtattctattgtttggttcgctgaatgAGTAcactttaggaattgtattttagtatttagttggagtagaaatgaaataggtttttaaaagacataaatatcctta
This portion of the Ipomoea triloba cultivar NCNSP0323 chromosome 5, ASM357664v1 genome encodes:
- the LOC116019049 gene encoding high mobility group B protein 15-like, whose translation is MESSSTHNSPIPLREVHPNYYPYPPPLATYQDVVASPQLFMDTLQRLHASLGTKFMIPVIGGKYLDLHRLFVEVTSRGGLSKVLGEKRWKEVTTVFNFPSSATNASFILRKYYASLLHHYERIYYFNAKCWTPSSADALQNVAMITAPPCRLAGTPQQLPDIQADVPVSQTVKVAKETVRPPAGSEVYGVIDGKFESGYLVTVKIGSEDFKGVLYAPPNSANQVQQHQSVPQMQIVPVNSTDNNAASGVVRRKRRKKCEIKKRDPARPKPNRSGYNFFFQEQHARLKPLFPGKDREISRMIGEAWNKLNEPEKAIYQDKAIKDKERYRLELEDYQERLRTGRLQGHAAQMQQSSFKPAAADLMVPVQSKDGNTSPSEEDEASSNKSERSSLEDHKVEDKGVDLEAALPGVETEIESATLGKGVDTVVEYNKDNNAAMQKEEISLPIHPMGDNSSVPS